CGACAGTCAGAGACTGCAACAGGCGGGAAGTTTGCTGAAAGAGTGGACTGCGGAAGGCAGCGTTCCCGGAGCGGCCATCGTCGTCGGGCGGCACGGTAAAATGATCGAGCCACAATTCTTTGGAAAACAGGGGCCTGAAAAAAACGCAGAAGACATTCGATCTGATGGCATGTTTCTGCTGGCTTCCATCACTAAACCAATTGTCTACATGAGTGCCCTGCGTCTGGTGGAACGAGGCGAACTTGTCTTGTCTCTGCCCGTCACACACTATCTTCCCGATTTTGCGGCGCACCATAAAGAATCTATTCTGGTTCATCACCTGTTTACCCACACTTCCGGTATGCCTGATATGCTGGAGAACAACGTCGAACTCCGCCAGTCCAGAGCCCCTCTCAAACAGTTTATCCAGGGTGCCATACACGATACCGTCCCGCTGTTTCAACCGGCGGGAACTGGACTCAGCTATCAGAGTATGGGAACTCTGATCGTAGCAGAAATTGTGCAGCGGCTGACTCGAAAAACGATTGCGCAGCATGTTCGAGATGAAATCATCAAACCACTGGGCCTGCAGAATACCTGGCTGGGACGGGGAGACTTCCCCCGTGAACGACTGGTCCGCGTCGAAACGCCGGAATACCAGATTGGTTCCAATTTTGGCTGGAACAGTGATTACTGGCAGTATCTGGGAGTCCCCTGGGGGGGCATGTTCAGCTCTCCCGCAGATATGGCAGTTATCTGTCAGTGCATGCTGGATTATGGCGAAGTACAAGACCGACGTCTGCTCTCCCGTTCCATGCTGGAGATGGCAACAACCAACCGATTGAATGACTATCCAGATCTCCCTGAACCCATTCGCCGATCTCAACCCTGGGGACTGGGCTGGCGATTAAATCATCCCGGTCAGTCCGGAAGCTGGGGAAACCTGCTCGACCGCAGTGTATTTGGACACACAGGCGCCACTGGAACCATGGTCTGGATGGATCGCCGCCGCGATGGATTCGCAGTACTGCTGACAACCGCCATTCGTTCCCAGGCTCCCTGGCGCCTGGTAAAGCTGTCGAACATGATTGCATCTGCGTTTCAATAATCAGAATTGCTGTCCAGAAATACGTGACACACTTTAACGATAAATTAAAGTCTGACTCCTTCACATTACGATGGAAATGATGACCGTTGCTTGAAATTGCTCGAATTCTTATTCACATAGGTAAAATAGTTCAACTGGGTCCTGAACTATTTTGTCAGTGGATCAGTTTTTTTCATATTAGAAATTGATGAATTCACATTCATTAATCAGACTAATGCACTATACTGGGACACATCCATTTTAAAGAACGCATCTTCAATGCACTTATTCCTGATAAGAATGAACGGGAAGAGGTAGATTTAAACCGGATTACTGCTGAGATCATCTCGCCGACTCAGTAACACATCAGCACGAAACAGACACCTTTGAATACCAGATGCCAGGCATTGATTATGAACTCTGTGATTCCTGTTCTTGACCCCGCGTCTCCGCAGGCAGAGGCCATTAACAATTTATTTCTTCAGGTGTTACTTATCAGTGCCGTCATCTTCGCGATTGTGTCAGGCTTAATTCTGATCGCTATCTCCCGTGGTCGACGTCGTGACACACTGCCAGAACAGGATTTCGGCAGCGAACGATCTGAAATCTTCTGGATGATTGGTCCTGTGATCATCGTCATCTGGCTGGTTGCCATCAGCGCGAATCTGGTCATCACCCTCAACGCCATGCCTCAGGCTGACCCCGATGGAAAGACCAATTTTAATGATGTCGATCTGATCGTGACCGGTCATCAATGGTGGTGGGAAGTGAAATATCCCAAATCGGGGATCATTACTGCGAACGAAATTCATATGCCCGCGGATAAAGACAAAAAATTCCGCATTCTGGTTACTTCTGCTGATGTGATTCATTGTTTTTGGGTCCCGCAACTGGGACGTAAGATCGATGCCATCCCCGGACGAGATAATTATATCTGGCTGCAGGCCACCAATCCGGGCTCGTACCAGGGACGCTGCTCCGAGTATTGTGGTGCTCAGCACGCCTGGATGAATTTCAAAGTCTATGCAGAGACAGATAAAGAGTTTCAGACCTGGCAAGCCAATGAGAAACAGGCGACCGAAAAGTCCCGATTACTCTCTCCCCTGGCCACTGACGGCAAAAAGTACTTTTTCCAGGCAACCTGCCCTCAATGCCACACCATTCAGGGAACGGAAGCGGATGCCACGATCGGTCCAGACCTGACGCACTTTGCCAGCCGGAAAGAAATTGGTGCAGGCGTCATTAAAAACACATCAGAAAACCTGGCTTTGTGGCTCAAAAATCCCCAGGCGCTTAAGCCGGGATGTAAAATGCCAGACTTCAAGCTGAGTGACACAAATTTAAAACAACTCGTAGCTTACCTGGAGACACTCGAGTGACGACAGGATCCGTCGAACAAACACAACTCACGATGCTTGAACCCCAGCAGACTTCAACGCGTATGCTGGACTGGGTCAGTACGCTTGACCATAAACGCATCGGAATCATGTATATCCTGACCGCCGTATTCTATCTGGCGGTCGGAGGCTTCGAAGCCCTGCTGATGCGCATTCAACTGGCTTTCCCCAACAATACGTTTCTTTCACCGGAAATGTTCAATCAACTCTTCACCATGCATGGCACGACGATGGTCTTCCTGGTCGGTATGCCAGTCTTAACCGGCTTTGCCAATTATTTCGTTCCCTTGATGATTGGCGCCCGCGATGTCGCGTTTCCCCGTTTGAACTCCTTCGGATTCTGGATGTTCTTTTTCGGGGCTGCCTTGTTGCACTTCAGCTTTCTGACCGGGTCGGCGCCGAACGCCGGCTGGTTCAGCTACGTGCCCCTCTCTTCGAAAGCTTACAGTTCCCTGCAGGGTGTCGATTACTGGATCATCGGGTTGCTCATCATGGGCATCGGCTCCGTCTCTGGAGCGATCAATATTTTTGCCACGATTATCAATCTGCGAGCCCCCGGCATGAGTCTGCAGCGCGTCCCCCTGTTTGTGTGGATGATGTTGATGCAGACGATTTTAATCATCCTCGCCCTGCCGGCACTTAACTCGGCGCTCGCCATGTTACTGATCGATCGCTGGCTGGGCTCCGCCTTTTTCGATCCCACCCGAGGCGGTTCTGCGGTCCTCTGGCAACACTATTTCTGGATCTTTGGTCACCCCGAAGTTTACATTCTGATCCTGCCTGGCTTCGGCATGATCTCAGAAGTCATTCCCGTCTTTTCGCGAAAACCGATTTATGGATACACCTTCGTCGCAGCTTCGTCGGTGGCGATTGTGCTGTTGGGCTACGGTGTCTGGGCGCATCATATGTTTGCGGTTGGCCTGGGCATGTATGCCGACATCTTCTTTGCTGTTGGTTCACTGCTGATTGCCATCCCCACGGGAATCAAAGTCTTTAACTGGACCGCTACATTATGGGGGGGAGAAATTCAGTTCAATACCTCTCTCCATTTTGCAGTCGCGTTTCTGCTGCAGTTCGTGATTGGTGGACTCACGGGAATCATGTTTGCTGCTGTCCCCATCGACTGGCAGTTGACAGACACCTATTTTGTGGTTGCTCACTTTCACTACGTGCTGATCGGAGGACTGGTATTTTCGTTGTTCGCGGCAGCCTACTACTGGTTCCCGAAAAT
The sequence above is a segment of the Gimesia algae genome. Coding sequences within it:
- the coxB gene encoding cytochrome c oxidase subunit II, whose translation is MNSVIPVLDPASPQAEAINNLFLQVLLISAVIFAIVSGLILIAISRGRRRDTLPEQDFGSERSEIFWMIGPVIIVIWLVAISANLVITLNAMPQADPDGKTNFNDVDLIVTGHQWWWEVKYPKSGIITANEIHMPADKDKKFRILVTSADVIHCFWVPQLGRKIDAIPGRDNYIWLQATNPGSYQGRCSEYCGAQHAWMNFKVYAETDKEFQTWQANEKQATEKSRLLSPLATDGKKYFFQATCPQCHTIQGTEADATIGPDLTHFASRKEIGAGVIKNTSENLALWLKNPQALKPGCKMPDFKLSDTNLKQLVAYLETLE
- a CDS encoding serine hydrolase domain-containing protein; this translates as MTTLPIVKPQEINLDSQRLQQAGSLLKEWTAEGSVPGAAIVVGRHGKMIEPQFFGKQGPEKNAEDIRSDGMFLLASITKPIVYMSALRLVERGELVLSLPVTHYLPDFAAHHKESILVHHLFTHTSGMPDMLENNVELRQSRAPLKQFIQGAIHDTVPLFQPAGTGLSYQSMGTLIVAEIVQRLTRKTIAQHVRDEIIKPLGLQNTWLGRGDFPRERLVRVETPEYQIGSNFGWNSDYWQYLGVPWGGMFSSPADMAVICQCMLDYGEVQDRRLLSRSMLEMATTNRLNDYPDLPEPIRRSQPWGLGWRLNHPGQSGSWGNLLDRSVFGHTGATGTMVWMDRRRDGFAVLLTTAIRSQAPWRLVKLSNMIASAFQ
- the ctaD gene encoding cytochrome c oxidase subunit I, encoding MLEPQQTSTRMLDWVSTLDHKRIGIMYILTAVFYLAVGGFEALLMRIQLAFPNNTFLSPEMFNQLFTMHGTTMVFLVGMPVLTGFANYFVPLMIGARDVAFPRLNSFGFWMFFFGAALLHFSFLTGSAPNAGWFSYVPLSSKAYSSLQGVDYWIIGLLIMGIGSVSGAINIFATIINLRAPGMSLQRVPLFVWMMLMQTILIILALPALNSALAMLLIDRWLGSAFFDPTRGGSAVLWQHYFWIFGHPEVYILILPGFGMISEVIPVFSRKPIYGYTFVAASSVAIVLLGYGVWAHHMFAVGLGMYADIFFAVGSLLIAIPTGIKVFNWTATLWGGEIQFNTSLHFAVAFLLQFVIGGLTGIMFAAVPIDWQLTDTYFVVAHFHYVLIGGLVFSLFAAAYYWFPKMTGRMLNERMGILQFWLWVLGFNMTFMVQHFLGLMGMPRRVYTYADNPGWALLNGIATLGAVFMAVGTLVFLWNIYSSLRSGKIAGDNPWDAFTLEWATTSPPPPENFTEVPEIKSRRPVWDTNHPEHADWKSDKTPEDKGRRGNLAKIAAWSFIASEAVFFLLLLVAYVVFNTKLMAPVGEASSPETLSDVTSSVLDVKRTGIFSLFLIASSITFWIAERFLKAGKKSAFVFSLGLTILLGIIFLAGQVWEYTGLLTSDISINTDLFSATFFTVTGFHGIHVTAGVIALFVMLLMGLKGNLSSEKTHVFGAVGVYWHFVDVVWIAVFGIIYLGLLQ